From Companilactobacillus heilongjiangensis, one genomic window encodes:
- a CDS encoding rod shape-determining protein, with amino-acid sequence MFGIGSKKLGIDLGTANTLVYAEGKGIVLNEPSVVAKNNNTGEIVAVGSDAREMIGRTPGSISAIRPMRDGVIADYDTTAAMMKYFIEKSANNSKPSVMVCVPSGVTEVEKRAVIEATQHAGAREAYVIEEPFAAAIGAGLPVMDPTGNMVVDIGGGTTDVATISLGGIVSSRSIRVAGDKFDESISAYIKSNFNLQIGERTAEDVKIQIGSASVEKSKEIESMQIRGRDLVTGLPKTVQLSGEDIATAIHENVEEIIETIKETLEETSPEIAADVIDHGIVLTGGGALLHHLPEVISEATGVPVFIAQDPLDCVAIGTGESLKNIDVMRRQK; translated from the coding sequence TTGTTTGGTATTGGATCAAAGAAGCTCGGTATAGACTTGGGAACTGCAAATACTCTAGTTTATGCTGAAGGAAAAGGTATAGTTTTAAATGAACCTTCAGTTGTTGCAAAGAATAATAACACTGGAGAAATCGTTGCAGTTGGTTCAGATGCACGTGAAATGATTGGTCGTACACCGGGTAGTATTTCTGCAATTCGTCCAATGCGTGACGGTGTAATCGCCGATTATGACACAACAGCAGCTATGATGAAGTATTTCATCGAAAAATCCGCTAACAACTCAAAACCCTCAGTCATGGTTTGTGTTCCAAGTGGTGTTACTGAAGTTGAAAAGAGAGCCGTTATTGAAGCTACACAACATGCCGGTGCTCGTGAAGCTTACGTAATTGAAGAACCATTCGCAGCTGCTATCGGTGCTGGACTTCCAGTTATGGATCCAACAGGTAATATGGTTGTTGATATTGGTGGTGGTACAACTGATGTTGCTACAATTTCATTAGGTGGTATCGTTTCATCACGTTCAATCCGTGTGGCTGGTGACAAGTTTGACGAATCAATTTCTGCATACATTAAGTCAAACTTTAACCTTCAAATTGGTGAAAGAACTGCTGAAGATGTTAAAATCCAAATTGGTTCAGCATCAGTTGAAAAATCAAAAGAAATCGAATCAATGCAAATTCGTGGTCGTGACTTAGTAACAGGTTTGCCAAAGACAGTTCAATTATCTGGTGAAGATATTGCTACAGCTATCCATGAAAACGTTGAAGAGATCATTGAAACAATTAAAGAAACTCTTGAGGAAACTTCTCCTGAAATTGCTGCCGATGTTATCGATCATGGTATCGTTCTTACTGGTGGTGGTGCATTATTACATCACTTGCCAGAAGTAATATCTGAAGCAACGGGAGTTCCTGTATTCATTGCTCAAGACCCACTAGATTGTGTGGCCATCGGTACTGGTGAATCACTTAAAAATATCGATGTAATGCGTCGCCAAAAATAA
- the mreC gene encoding rod shape-determining protein MreC: MQKFFSNKKLIILMILIIVTFGLLAVTVNIRDNKDTPPVVQQVGNDVVSVVGGVFAYPTNAVKNATSEFSDLYNTYSENKRLKARIGELAQNKAKLAVVQDENKKLKQELKLDGTLTDYTTVNASVLTRSPSSWQSYLTINRGQTSGIKKDMPVMSGKGLIGRIVEVDKISSKVELISTDNELNDKFASEILGENKNITGVVSRYDSSTGDLVMENVNSTKNIKKGQSVITSGLGGLTPRGLYIGKVYGIKKDNYGMTNSVYITPAAELRNFTVVTVIKSSVSGEN, encoded by the coding sequence ATGCAAAAGTTTTTTTCAAATAAAAAATTAATTATTTTAATGATACTTATTATCGTTACTTTTGGACTGCTGGCAGTTACGGTTAATATCCGTGATAACAAAGATACGCCGCCAGTTGTTCAACAAGTTGGTAATGATGTCGTCAGTGTCGTTGGGGGAGTCTTTGCTTATCCTACGAATGCTGTTAAAAATGCTACCTCAGAATTTTCCGATTTGTATAATACATATTCTGAAAACAAACGTCTTAAAGCCAGAATTGGTGAATTAGCACAAAATAAGGCTAAGCTAGCAGTAGTTCAAGATGAAAATAAGAAACTCAAACAAGAGTTGAAACTTGATGGTACATTGACAGACTACACAACTGTTAATGCCTCTGTTTTGACTCGTTCACCAAGTAGTTGGCAAAGTTATTTGACAATCAATCGTGGTCAAACAAGTGGTATCAAGAAAGATATGCCTGTTATGTCTGGTAAAGGTTTGATTGGTCGTATCGTCGAAGTTGATAAGATTAGTTCTAAAGTTGAGTTGATTTCAACTGATAACGAATTAAATGATAAATTTGCTTCTGAAATCTTAGGTGAAAATAAAAATATTACTGGTGTTGTTAGTCGTTATGACAGTTCTACAGGCGATTTAGTCATGGAAAATGTCAACTCAACTAAGAACATCAAAAAAGGCCAAAGCGTCATCACATCTGGTTTAGGTGGTTTGACACCACGTGGATTGTACATTGGTAAAGTTTACGGAATTAAGAAGGATAATTACGGAATGACAAATTCTGTTTATATTACACCTGCTGCTGAATTGCGTAACTTCACTGTTGTAACTGTTATTAAGTCATCAGTTAGTGGTGAAAATTAA
- the mreD gene encoding rod shape-determining protein MreD: MNIKNRKIVGQVLFISLAFYLDGLIKWAFLNNMNHGTFAILPQLMLMMIVMLTMRIDNRRQLILYGVIFGLIYDSYYYGIIGLYTILLPLLMVGIDHFKFLLVKNNLGYELSIYFLSLTFLQSGIYLLERLLQQTNTNVFDFITYTLGPTLLWNIVVFFILYIPMNNLSEWLVKYRRDNK; this comes from the coding sequence ATGAACATTAAAAATCGAAAGATAGTCGGCCAAGTATTATTCATTTCTCTTGCGTTTTACCTTGATGGTTTAATCAAGTGGGCCTTTTTGAATAATATGAATCATGGAACCTTTGCTATCTTGCCACAACTGATGTTAATGATGATTGTCATGTTGACGATGCGTATTGATAACCGTCGTCAGCTGATACTTTACGGAGTGATTTTTGGATTGATCTATGATTCTTATTATTATGGAATTATCGGATTGTATACTATACTCTTGCCATTATTGATGGTCGGAATTGATCACTTTAAGTTTTTACTAGTAAAAAATAATTTAGGTTATGAATTGTCGATTTACTTTTTGTCGCTGACATTCTTACAGTCAGGTATTTATCTGTTGGAAAGATTGTTGCAACAGACTAATACAAATGTTTTTGATTTCATCACATATACATTGGGACCAACGTTACTTTGGAATATCGTCGTATTTTTTATTTTATATATTCCAATGAATAATTTATCCGAATGGCTGGTGAAATATCGGAGGGATAATAAATGA
- a CDS encoding septum site-determining protein MinC, which translates to MRDIILKGDKNGFSVIMDDKANYVNAFKKLKELIMQQNVESTNENDDVIYFTVKTGHRLLTEDQKDGIRDFFDKYPQLELKDIQADVEDKVKVAEVLKANKTNIESGIVRSGQKLDYEGDLIFLGTLHRDAQICTTGSIYVLGEVNGVLQAGYPDNTKAAIFGNLKGIDQLRIADVIEIVTDDNRDDFQAGKFAFIDDLHSISVDDLTNYKDRLNDLGKRTG; encoded by the coding sequence ATGAGAGATATCATTTTAAAGGGTGATAAAAATGGCTTTTCAGTAATAATGGATGATAAAGCCAATTACGTTAATGCATTTAAAAAGTTAAAAGAATTGATTATGCAGCAAAACGTTGAGTCAACCAATGAGAATGATGATGTCATTTATTTTACGGTTAAAACTGGTCACCGTTTGTTAACAGAGGACCAAAAAGATGGAATCAGAGACTTTTTCGACAAGTATCCACAACTGGAATTGAAAGATATTCAAGCTGATGTTGAAGATAAAGTCAAAGTTGCAGAAGTTTTAAAAGCAAATAAGACTAACATTGAGTCAGGGATCGTCCGTAGTGGTCAAAAATTGGATTACGAAGGTGATTTGATTTTTCTTGGAACATTGCACCGGGATGCACAAATATGCACGACCGGTTCAATATACGTCTTAGGTGAGGTCAATGGTGTTTTGCAGGCAGGTTATCCTGATAATACCAAGGCTGCTATCTTTGGCAATCTCAAGGGGATTGATCAATTGCGAATCGCCGATGTAATCGAAATTGTGACCGACGATAATAGGGATGATTTCCAAGCTGGTAAATTTGCTTTTATCGATGATTTACATTCAATCAGTGTTGATGATTTAACGAATTATAAAGATAGATTAAATGATTTAGGAAAAAGGACAGGTTAG
- the minD gene encoding septum site-determining protein MinD, which produces MGISIVVTSGKGGVGKTTTTANVSTVLASLGKKVCMVDLDIGLRNLDAVMGLTNRIVYDIVDVAQHRVVVSQALVRDPRFEDNLYLLAASQFADKYVLDKDSVGNIINELKQRFDFVMIDCPAGIEYGFQNAVSIADGALVVTNPEVASVSDADRVVGILENMNMPITPHLIINRIRKNMINDGTSMKIDDIVNHLGIPLLGIVVDEDKVISASNTGHTVAFDEYSDAGHSYQNIARRMLGENIPLNLFDHPKKVGFWGRVFGRK; this is translated from the coding sequence ATGGGGATATCAATAGTTGTAACTTCTGGAAAAGGCGGAGTTGGCAAAACTACTACGACTGCAAATGTTAGTACTGTCTTGGCAAGCCTTGGCAAAAAAGTTTGCATGGTCGATTTAGATATTGGATTACGAAATCTTGATGCGGTCATGGGTCTAACTAATCGAATCGTTTACGATATCGTGGATGTGGCTCAACATCGTGTTGTGGTTTCGCAAGCTCTAGTTCGTGACCCACGTTTTGAAGACAATTTGTATTTATTGGCAGCTTCGCAGTTTGCTGATAAATATGTTTTGGATAAAGATTCAGTTGGCAATATTATTAACGAATTGAAACAACGTTTTGATTTTGTGATGATCGATTGTCCAGCTGGGATTGAATATGGTTTTCAAAATGCAGTCTCGATTGCTGATGGTGCTTTAGTAGTTACCAATCCAGAGGTTGCTTCTGTGAGTGATGCTGATCGGGTAGTTGGTATTCTTGAGAATATGAACATGCCAATCACACCTCATTTGATAATTAATCGAATTCGTAAAAATATGATCAACGATGGAACATCTATGAAAATTGATGACATTGTTAATCATCTGGGAATTCCTTTGTTAGGAATTGTCGTCGATGAAGATAAGGTTATTTCAGCTTCAAATACCGGTCATACGGTGGCTTTCGATGAATACAGCGATGCGGGTCATAGTTACCAAAACATTGCTCGTCGGATGCTAGGTGAAAATATTCCTTTGAATTTATTCGATCATCCAAAAAAAGTTGGTTTTTGGGGCAGAGTGTTTGGTAGAAAATAA
- the thiT gene encoding energy-coupled thiamine transporter ThiT produces the protein MTNVGKNSELLVITEGAIITALALALSFVPHTTGVSAIEFVYGLIPMAIYALRRGVRAGLLTGLVWGLLDLVLFGFSHGGFLNLFQGIVEYPLAFGVVGLIGLGSKPVKRALEQGKSGIGLILLYSALGFFAKYFFHFLAGGIYWGTYAPKGMNPWIYSLVINGGSFVANMLMLLVLVFALNRVFKQLIIVKN, from the coding sequence ATGACTAATGTTGGGAAAAACAGCGAGTTACTCGTAATCACAGAAGGAGCCATAATTACAGCTTTGGCTCTAGCCTTATCGTTTGTGCCACATACGACTGGTGTATCTGCGATTGAGTTCGTTTACGGTTTGATTCCGATGGCAATTTACGCTTTACGCCGAGGTGTCAGAGCCGGCTTACTGACAGGCTTAGTCTGGGGATTACTAGATCTTGTACTATTTGGATTTAGTCACGGTGGGTTCTTGAATCTATTTCAAGGAATCGTTGAATATCCGCTAGCATTTGGTGTTGTTGGTTTGATTGGTTTAGGAAGTAAACCAGTTAAACGGGCTTTGGAACAAGGTAAAAGTGGTATTGGTTTAATCTTGCTATATTCAGCTTTGGGATTCTTTGCCAAGTATTTCTTCCATTTTCTAGCTGGTGGTATTTACTGGGGAACCTATGCACCAAAGGGTATGAACCCTTGGATCTACTCATTAGTAATCAATGGTGGTAGTTTTGTTGCCAATATGTTGATGCTACTAGTCCTAGTCTTTGCTTTGAACCGTGTCTTTAAGCAATTGATTATCGTGAAAAACTAA
- a CDS encoding DUF4044 domain-containing protein → MDVLDEKKPKSTLTKITQIVVWLMILVTIGGVVLGAVMSFI, encoded by the coding sequence GTGGATGTTTTGGACGAGAAAAAACCTAAAAGCACTTTAACTAAAATTACACAAATTGTTGTTTGGCTTATGATCCTTGTAACGATTGGCGGTGTAGTTTTAGGTGCTGTGATGAGTTTTATTTAA
- the mraZ gene encoding division/cell wall cluster transcriptional repressor MraZ — MFMGEFHHTLDTKGRIIVPAKFRKLLGDSFVITRGMDGCLFGYPMEQWDKLEAQLDKLPLTKKDARAFTRFFYSAAAEAEFDKQGRINLSASLVDFAKLNKNCVIVGVSDRIEIWDEERWNKFSQEAEDNFEEISEKMTDFDF; from the coding sequence GTGTTTATGGGTGAATTTCATCACACACTTGATACTAAAGGCCGAATAATCGTGCCTGCAAAGTTTAGAAAGTTGCTTGGTGATAGCTTCGTCATCACACGTGGCATGGACGGTTGCCTTTTTGGGTATCCAATGGAGCAATGGGATAAACTTGAGGCGCAACTGGATAAGTTGCCCTTAACGAAAAAGGATGCGCGAGCATTCACTCGGTTCTTTTATTCTGCTGCTGCAGAGGCGGAGTTCGACAAGCAAGGACGGATAAATCTTTCCGCATCGTTAGTCGACTTTGCCAAGTTAAATAAGAATTGTGTAATTGTCGGCGTTTCAGATCGAATAGAAATATGGGATGAGGAACGCTGGAATAAATTTAGCCAAGAGGCTGAAGATAATTTTGAAGAAATATCGGAGAAAATGACAGACTTTGACTTCTAA
- the rsmH gene encoding 16S rRNA (cytosine(1402)-N(4))-methyltransferase RsmH — MTSNVYQHKTVLLKETIDEINPHDNGIYVDATFGRGGHTKELLSRVHNSHLYVFDRDEAAIEVGESIQNNADIIGDNSLTLIRDNFENMQERLNELGVEKVDGVVYDLGVSSPQFDDAVRGFSYKKEARLDMRMDQRQDLDAEKIVNDWTYSELVGIFYKYSDEKFAKQIARAIERTREEHRITSTLELADIIKNAIPAAARRTGGHPAKRVFQAIRIAVNDELGSLERSLAQAIDLLAPKGRISVITFQSKEDRIVKHIFKDNSHVDLPRGLPVIPDDIKPVLKEITRKPILPNTEELSENNRAHSAKLRVVEKI, encoded by the coding sequence TTGACTTCTAATGTATATCAACATAAAACAGTACTTTTAAAAGAAACTATTGACGAAATAAATCCCCATGATAACGGAATTTATGTAGACGCTACCTTTGGCCGTGGTGGACACACCAAAGAACTATTAAGTCGTGTACACAATAGTCATCTTTATGTGTTTGATCGCGATGAAGCCGCCATTGAGGTCGGTGAAAGTATTCAAAATAACGCCGATATTATCGGTGATAACTCATTGACTTTAATACGTGACAATTTCGAAAATATGCAAGAACGTTTGAACGAACTTGGAGTAGAGAAAGTCGATGGCGTTGTTTATGATTTGGGAGTTTCATCTCCTCAATTTGATGATGCTGTTCGTGGCTTTAGTTATAAAAAGGAAGCTCGTCTAGATATGCGGATGGATCAGAGACAAGATCTTGATGCTGAAAAGATCGTTAATGATTGGACGTACAGTGAATTAGTGGGTATTTTCTATAAATATAGTGATGAAAAATTTGCTAAACAAATTGCACGTGCCATCGAACGGACTAGAGAGGAACACCGTATCACTTCAACATTGGAATTGGCTGATATTATTAAAAATGCTATTCCAGCTGCTGCTAGAAGAACCGGTGGTCATCCAGCTAAACGAGTTTTCCAAGCAATTAGAATTGCTGTTAATGATGAATTAGGTTCACTTGAGAGATCCCTTGCCCAAGCGATTGACCTTTTAGCCCCTAAGGGCAGAATCAGCGTTATAACTTTTCAATCCAAAGAAGATCGTATCGTTAAACATATTTTTAAAGACAATTCCCATGTCGATTTACCTAGAGGGTTGCCCGTTATTCCAGATGACATTAAACCTGTCTTGAAGGAAATAACTCGCAAGCCAATATTGCCTAACACTGAAGAATTATCTGAAAATAATCGGGCACACAGTGCCAAACTACGTGTTGTTGAAAAGATATAA
- the ftsL gene encoding cell division protein FtsL, which produces MREDSTARNLQDYQTAAQPEPKVQAEPKTRSVALSKFETFSIVGLGLLTLALMVALVSIKVSMTSSQNTLDRLTTQVSKTNTSNVNLRQEISELTSFDRFSSFAKKHNLKMSDNNVRNISK; this is translated from the coding sequence ATGAGAGAAGATAGTACTGCTAGAAATTTACAAGATTATCAAACTGCAGCTCAGCCTGAACCGAAAGTTCAAGCGGAGCCTAAAACGCGCAGCGTTGCCCTGTCCAAATTTGAAACTTTTTCAATTGTTGGCTTAGGCTTATTGACCTTGGCTTTAATGGTTGCTTTAGTTAGCATCAAAGTTTCTATGACATCTTCTCAAAATACTTTGGATAGACTAACAACACAAGTATCCAAAACAAATACAAGTAACGTTAATTTAAGACAAGAGATTTCTGAATTAACCAGTTTTGACCGTTTTTCTTCTTTTGCAAAAAAGCATAATTTGAAAATGAGTGACAACAACGTAAGGAATATTTCGAAATGA
- a CDS encoding penicillin-binding transpeptidase domain-containing protein, with translation MSKFRKLFKNKARRNHYIVGMVILIATAFSFILFLQRFAYISMSKQYDGVNLEQRTKQKYEHVNKVNAKRGDIMDVNGDMIAGDSTIYNIYAIVSKKSKTTAGKADYVVNKERTARILSKYLPLSAKELRKYLTPENKKQYQVEFGPSGRGLSIEIKRKIAAQKLPGIHFVELPSRSYPNGIFATNLVGFTKADNANDANSNISGVMGVEKYFNKLLSGRDGKKITKVDNSGNELPDSEVIEKSSADGSNIYLTLNSKIQQYTEILAQNIDEKYAPKDLQILVMNAKTGAIEAATQRPTFNPTTKKGLDNSWRDTLVEDQFEPGSVMKILTLSASIDSGNYSPDELYKSGTVEVGGRTIGDWNTAGWGYIPLSQAFTRSSNVGMVKLEEQMGSKTWMEYMKRFHIGEKTGIELPGEVAGRISFEHVSDQAMTAFGQSVNVNTMQMLQAFSAIANGGKMIKPQIVQKVVDPNTGKTTKSFKRDVVGQPIKASTAKQVQKAMREVVTKNYGTGMVYNVPGVKVGVKTGTAQIASPAGGYLTGNNNYIFSVAGMIPYNDPNYIVYVTMKQPQKMTEAPERILSEVFNPLVKRLVNQGKSPTKATEAGSQYVSIPSLLDKSTNDSLTRIKDLKLQSGVIGTGNKVVQQLPASGEKVMPDQRIVLLTNGAMTMPDLSGWSKNDVLKFAEITGKQVTTKGDGYVVKQSVESGQVINGSGKIIVTLKNK, from the coding sequence ATGAGCAAGTTCAGAAAATTATTTAAAAATAAGGCAAGGCGCAATCATTATATTGTTGGTATGGTCATTTTGATTGCGACTGCCTTTTCTTTTATCCTTTTTCTTCAAAGATTCGCGTATATTTCCATGAGTAAGCAATATGACGGCGTTAATCTGGAACAAAGGACTAAACAAAAATATGAACATGTAAATAAAGTTAATGCAAAACGTGGCGACATTATGGATGTCAACGGCGATATGATTGCTGGAGATTCCACGATTTACAATATCTATGCCATTGTTTCCAAGAAGTCAAAAACTACAGCTGGTAAAGCTGACTATGTGGTTAACAAGGAGCGGACTGCCCGAATTTTGAGTAAGTATTTGCCATTGTCTGCCAAAGAACTACGTAAATATTTGACTCCTGAAAATAAGAAACAATATCAAGTGGAATTTGGTCCTTCAGGTCGTGGCCTTTCGATTGAAATTAAGCGAAAGATTGCTGCTCAGAAGCTGCCCGGAATCCACTTTGTTGAACTGCCTTCAAGATCTTATCCGAACGGGATTTTTGCGACAAACTTAGTTGGATTTACCAAGGCTGATAATGCCAATGATGCAAACAGTAATATCAGTGGTGTGATGGGTGTTGAGAAATACTTCAACAAGCTATTATCTGGTCGTGACGGTAAAAAGATTACTAAAGTTGATAACAGTGGTAATGAATTGCCTGATTCAGAAGTGATTGAGAAGAGTTCAGCTGATGGTTCAAATATTTATTTAACCCTCAACAGTAAGATTCAACAATATACGGAGATCTTGGCTCAAAATATTGATGAGAAATATGCTCCCAAAGACTTACAGATTTTAGTTATGAACGCAAAGACTGGTGCCATTGAAGCGGCAACACAACGTCCAACCTTCAATCCAACTACTAAAAAAGGCTTGGATAACAGTTGGCGTGACACTTTGGTGGAAGATCAGTTCGAACCCGGTTCTGTTATGAAAATTTTGACATTATCAGCTTCAATTGACTCTGGTAACTATAGTCCAGATGAGTTGTATAAATCTGGTACAGTTGAAGTTGGTGGTCGAACAATTGGTGACTGGAACACTGCCGGCTGGGGATATATTCCACTTTCTCAAGCTTTCACGAGATCTTCTAATGTTGGTATGGTCAAACTAGAAGAACAAATGGGTTCTAAGACGTGGATGGAATACATGAAACGATTCCACATTGGCGAAAAGACTGGTATTGAACTACCAGGTGAAGTCGCCGGAAGGATTTCCTTTGAGCATGTCAGTGACCAAGCGATGACTGCGTTTGGACAAAGTGTCAATGTTAACACAATGCAAATGTTGCAGGCTTTTTCAGCAATCGCTAATGGCGGTAAGATGATCAAACCACAAATCGTGCAAAAAGTAGTTGATCCTAATACTGGTAAGACTACTAAGAGTTTTAAGCGTGATGTTGTCGGTCAACCAATCAAAGCCAGCACTGCCAAGCAAGTTCAAAAGGCAATGCGTGAGGTCGTAACGAAGAACTATGGTACTGGTATGGTTTATAATGTGCCTGGAGTTAAGGTTGGTGTTAAAACTGGTACAGCTCAAATTGCCTCTCCAGCGGGAGGTTATTTGACAGGTAACAATAATTATATTTTCTCAGTTGCCGGGATGATTCCTTACAATGATCCTAATTACATCGTGTATGTAACGATGAAGCAGCCTCAGAAAATGACTGAAGCTCCAGAAAGAATTCTCTCTGAAGTCTTCAATCCGTTAGTTAAGAGATTAGTTAATCAAGGTAAGTCTCCTACTAAAGCCACTGAAGCCGGCAGTCAATATGTCAGCATTCCGAGTCTATTGGACAAATCAACCAATGACTCGCTCACTCGAATCAAAGACCTCAAGTTACAATCTGGCGTTATCGGAACTGGTAACAAGGTAGTTCAACAATTGCCAGCTAGTGGTGAGAAGGTCATGCCTGATCAAAGAATCGTCTTATTGACCAATGGAGCCATGACGATGCCTGATTTATCTGGTTGGTCCAAGAACGATGTTTTGAAGTTTGCCGAGATAACTGGTAAGCAAGTCACCACAAAAGGTGACGGATATGTCGTGAAACAATCGGTTGAGTCTGGTCAGGTGATAAATGGGAGTGGTAAAATTATAGTTACATTGAAAAATAAATAA
- the mraY gene encoding phospho-N-acetylmuramoyl-pentapeptide-transferase translates to MEFSHIVFDIISSFAIVAIFMPFLIGYLVAHKEGQSIREEGPKWHEKKSGTPTMGGLLIIIATLITDIWVGIWQGQLTHSLLITTFVIVLYGCIGFIDDFIKVFKKRNLGLRAYQKALLQIVVGIIFLVVYNGDQFPMNFTIPGVLSINSVVIFVLFTIFWLVGFSNATNLTDGLDGLLGGLGTISYATYGIISLNQNRFDLAIVCFSVVGALLAFLIFNHKPAKIFMGDVGSLALGAGLAAISILLGRYWSLLLIGLVYVVETMSVMLQVFSFKVFHRRIFKMTPIHHHFEMMGWSEWKIDIVFWIVGAICSAIYLILFV, encoded by the coding sequence ATGGAATTTAGTCATATTGTTTTCGACATAATTAGCTCTTTCGCAATTGTGGCCATCTTTATGCCATTCTTAATTGGTTACTTGGTTGCACACAAAGAGGGGCAGTCTATTAGAGAAGAAGGTCCAAAGTGGCACGAAAAGAAGTCAGGAACACCTACAATGGGTGGTTTGTTGATTATCATTGCTACCTTGATAACTGATATTTGGGTTGGTATTTGGCAAGGTCAATTGACACACTCACTATTGATTACTACCTTTGTGATTGTTTTGTATGGTTGCATTGGTTTCATTGATGATTTCATCAAAGTATTCAAGAAACGTAACTTGGGACTTCGTGCTTACCAAAAGGCGCTTTTACAAATTGTTGTTGGTATCATTTTCTTAGTCGTATATAACGGCGATCAATTTCCAATGAACTTTACGATTCCGGGTGTACTTTCAATTAACTCAGTCGTAATTTTCGTACTATTTACTATTTTCTGGTTAGTTGGCTTTTCTAATGCTACTAACTTAACTGATGGTTTGGATGGTTTATTAGGCGGATTAGGAACAATTTCTTATGCAACATACGGAATTATTTCTTTGAACCAAAATCGTTTTGACTTAGCTATCGTCTGTTTTTCAGTCGTTGGTGCTTTGTTAGCCTTCTTGATTTTCAACCACAAGCCAGCCAAGATTTTCATGGGTGATGTTGGTTCACTAGCACTCGGTGCTGGACTAGCTGCCATTTCAATCTTACTTGGTCGTTACTGGTCACTATTGTTGATTGGTTTAGTTTATGTAGTTGAAACAATGAGCGTTATGCTACAAGTCTTTTCATTCAAAGTTTTCCATCGTCGTATTTTCAAAATGACACCGATTCATCACCATTTTGAAATGATGGGCTGGTCAGAATGGAAAATCGATATCGTCTTTTGGATTGTTGGCGCAATTTGTTCAGCAATTTATCTAATTTTATTCGTATAG